Proteins from a single region of Streptomyces spectabilis:
- a CDS encoding acetylxylan esterase, whose protein sequence is MPHFDLPLDQLRRYRPDLPEPEDFDAFWEKTLAAAREHDLDVRFAPVEVPLASVDVFDVSFAGFGGHPVKGWLLLPAGARAPLPAVVEYIGYGGGRGLPHERLLWSAAGFAHFIMDTRGQGSGGSVGDTPDPVGSAPAYPGFLTRGIEDPHDYYYRRVFTDAVRAVEAVRAHPLVDAARVAAVGDSQGGGITLAVGGLVPDLAAISPNVPFLCDFPRAATLTARPPYREIGLYLRARRGSEDQVFRTLSYFDGVHFAARGRAPALFSAALEDETCPPSTVFAAFNAYTGSERSMEVYRFNDHEGGGVFLQDVQLRWLPGHLRK, encoded by the coding sequence GTGCCGCATTTCGACCTGCCGCTCGACCAACTGCGCCGGTACCGCCCGGACCTGCCGGAGCCCGAGGACTTCGACGCCTTCTGGGAGAAGACCCTCGCGGCCGCGCGGGAGCACGACCTGGACGTCCGGTTCGCGCCCGTGGAGGTGCCGCTCGCCTCGGTCGACGTCTTCGACGTGAGCTTCGCGGGCTTCGGCGGCCACCCCGTCAAGGGCTGGCTGCTGCTCCCGGCGGGAGCGCGCGCACCGCTGCCCGCGGTGGTCGAGTACATCGGGTACGGCGGCGGACGCGGCCTTCCGCACGAGCGACTGCTGTGGTCGGCGGCCGGGTTCGCGCACTTCATCATGGACACGCGCGGGCAGGGCAGCGGCGGCTCGGTGGGCGACACCCCCGACCCCGTGGGAAGTGCGCCGGCGTACCCGGGCTTCCTGACGCGCGGGATCGAGGACCCGCACGACTACTACTACCGCCGCGTCTTCACGGACGCCGTGCGGGCCGTCGAGGCGGTGCGGGCGCATCCGCTGGTGGACGCCGCGCGCGTGGCCGCGGTCGGCGACAGCCAGGGCGGCGGCATCACGCTCGCCGTCGGCGGACTCGTGCCGGACCTCGCCGCGATCAGCCCGAACGTGCCGTTCCTGTGCGACTTCCCGCGCGCGGCGACGCTCACGGCCCGGCCTCCGTACCGGGAGATCGGCCTGTACCTGCGGGCGCGCAGGGGGAGCGAGGACCAGGTCTTCCGCACCCTTTCGTACTTCGACGGCGTGCACTTCGCGGCGCGCGGCCGTGCGCCCGCACTGTTCTCGGCCGCCCTGGAGGACGAGACCTGCCCGCCGTCGACGGTCTTCGCCGCCTTCAACGCCTACACGGGCAGCGAGCGGTCGATGGAGGTCTACCGCTTCAA
- the panD gene encoding aspartate 1-decarboxylase: protein MLRTLFKSKIHRATVTQADLHYVGSVTIDADLLEAADLLPGELVHIVDVTNGARLETYTIEGERGSGVIGINGAAAHLVHPGDKVIIISYAQVDDAEARALRPRVVHVDEGNRVVALGDDAAAPVPGAADMARSPQAAARA, encoded by the coding sequence ATGCTTCGCACCCTGTTCAAATCCAAGATCCACCGCGCCACGGTGACCCAGGCCGATCTGCACTACGTCGGCTCCGTCACCATCGACGCCGACCTCCTGGAGGCGGCCGACCTGCTGCCCGGCGAGCTCGTCCACATCGTCGACGTCACCAACGGCGCCCGCCTGGAGACGTACACCATCGAGGGCGAGCGCGGCAGTGGTGTCATCGGGATCAACGGCGCGGCCGCGCACCTCGTGCACCCCGGCGATAAGGTGATCATCATCAGCTACGCCCAGGTCGACGACGCCGAGGCCCGTGCCCTGCGGCCGCGGGTCGTGCACGTCGACGAGGGCAACCGCGTCGTGGCCCTCGGCGACGACGCCGCCGCGCCGGTGCCGGGCGCCGCCGACATGGCGCGCTCCCCACAGGCGGCGGCGCGCGCCTAG
- a CDS encoding GNAT family N-acetyltransferase, producing MSDTEAAGRPFGIRDDRARGLLLAEEDGRVVGQIVYFTLAAPEPALVPVHTEVPPAHEGRGIASALAAELYARAAREDRAVVPLCPYVATWARRHQVPAPSPALVEAALAKVEDDPSTW from the coding sequence ATGAGCGACACCGAAGCGGCCGGGCGGCCGTTCGGCATCCGGGACGACCGGGCGCGCGGCCTCCTGCTCGCCGAGGAGGACGGCCGGGTCGTCGGGCAGATCGTCTACTTCACCCTCGCCGCGCCCGAGCCCGCGCTCGTGCCGGTGCACACCGAGGTGCCGCCCGCCCACGAGGGCCGCGGCATCGCGAGCGCCCTGGCCGCGGAGCTGTACGCGCGCGCGGCCCGCGAGGACCGCGCGGTCGTGCCGCTGTGCCCGTACGTCGCCACGTGGGCGCGGCGGCACCAGGTCCCGGCGCCCTCCCCGGCGCTCGTCGAGGCCGCGCTCGCCAAGGTCGAGGACGACCCGTCGACATGGTGA
- a CDS encoding aspartate/glutamate racemase family protein has product MVTLALLHTSPVHVPVFDALRDADHPGLALRHLVHEELLDRARRDGPEAVADELGSVLERAVADGAGAVLCTCSTIGGVAEARAAALGAPVLRVDRPMAAAAVTAGPAVTVLATVASTLGPTVALLTEEAERAARPVDVRTVVVDGAWERFEAGDRDGYVSLIAAAVERAAADGADVVVLAQASMADAAARGAVRVPVLASPRPGLRAAAALCAGPRP; this is encoded by the coding sequence ATGGTGACCCTCGCGCTCCTGCACACCTCGCCCGTCCATGTGCCGGTCTTCGACGCACTCCGGGACGCGGACCATCCGGGACTCGCCCTGCGCCACCTCGTGCACGAGGAACTGCTCGACCGCGCCCGCCGCGACGGGCCCGAGGCCGTCGCGGACGAGCTGGGGTCGGTCCTGGAGCGGGCCGTCGCCGACGGCGCGGGCGCCGTCCTGTGCACCTGCTCGACCATCGGAGGCGTCGCCGAGGCCCGCGCCGCCGCGCTCGGCGCGCCCGTACTGCGCGTCGACCGGCCCATGGCGGCCGCCGCCGTCACGGCGGGCCCCGCGGTCACCGTCCTCGCCACGGTCGCCAGCACCCTCGGGCCCACCGTCGCCCTCCTGACGGAGGAGGCCGAGCGCGCCGCGCGCCCCGTGGACGTGCGTACCGTCGTGGTGGACGGCGCCTGGGAGCGCTTCGAGGCGGGGGACCGGGACGGGTATGTGAGCCTGATCGCCGCCGCGGTCGAGCGGGCGGCCGCCGACGGCGCCGACGTCGTCGTGCTCGCCCAGGCCTCGATGGCGGACGCCGCCGCCCGCGGTGCCGTCCGTGTGCCGGTCCTCGCGAGCCCGCGCCCCGGCCTGCGTGCCGCCGCCGCGCTGTGCGCAGGGCCGCGCCCCTAG
- the gndA gene encoding NADP-dependent phosphogluconate dehydrogenase codes for MSSSAQIGVTGLAVMGRNLARNFARNGFTVAVHNRTAAKARALVDEFGDEGDFVYTETAKEFVAALERPRRLVVMVKAGEPTDAVIKEFAPLLEPGDMIVDGGNAHFADTRRRERELRELGIHFVGAGVSGGEEGALNGPSIMPGGSAESYAALGPMLEKISAKAADGSPCTAHIGPDGAGHFVKMVHNGIEYADMQLIAEAYQLLREVAGYSPAEIADIFRTWNRGRLDSYLIEITAEVLAHVDAATGKPFVDVVADRAEQKGTGRWTVQIALDLGVPVSGIAEAVFARSVSGHTDLRAASRGLAGPAAEPLSDKEAAAFADRVEQALYASKIVSYTQGFHEIAAGSAEYGWDIDLGAVASIWRGGCIIRAAFLDRIRAAYDARADLPSLLADEGFAREIGAAQDDWRAVLVAATRQGVPAPGFAAALAYYDALRAERLPAALTQGQRDYFGAHTYRRTDREGSFHTLWGGDRSEVEA; via the coding sequence ATGAGCAGTTCAGCGCAGATCGGCGTCACGGGTCTCGCGGTGATGGGGCGCAACCTCGCCCGGAACTTCGCCCGCAACGGCTTCACGGTCGCCGTGCACAACCGCACCGCGGCCAAGGCCCGCGCGCTCGTCGACGAGTTCGGCGACGAGGGGGACTTCGTGTACACGGAGACCGCGAAGGAGTTCGTCGCGGCGCTCGAGCGCCCGCGCCGCCTCGTCGTCATGGTGAAGGCGGGCGAGCCGACGGACGCCGTCATCAAGGAGTTCGCGCCGCTGCTCGAACCGGGCGACATGATCGTGGACGGCGGCAACGCGCACTTCGCGGACACCCGCCGCCGCGAGCGCGAACTGCGCGAGCTCGGCATCCACTTCGTCGGCGCCGGCGTCTCCGGCGGCGAGGAGGGCGCGCTCAACGGCCCGAGCATCATGCCCGGCGGCTCCGCCGAGTCCTACGCGGCGCTCGGCCCGATGCTGGAGAAGATCTCCGCGAAGGCCGCCGACGGCAGCCCCTGCACGGCGCACATCGGCCCGGACGGCGCGGGCCACTTCGTGAAGATGGTGCACAACGGCATCGAGTACGCGGACATGCAGCTGATCGCCGAGGCGTACCAGCTGCTCCGCGAGGTCGCGGGCTACTCCCCCGCCGAGATCGCCGACATCTTCCGCACCTGGAACCGGGGGCGCCTCGACTCCTATCTGATCGAGATCACCGCCGAGGTCCTGGCGCACGTGGACGCCGCGACGGGCAAGCCGTTCGTGGATGTCGTCGCGGACCGGGCCGAGCAGAAGGGCACCGGCCGCTGGACCGTGCAGATCGCGCTCGACCTGGGCGTGCCGGTGTCGGGCATCGCGGAGGCGGTGTTCGCCCGATCCGTTTCGGGGCACACGGATCTGCGCGCCGCCTCGCGCGGCCTGGCGGGGCCGGCCGCCGAGCCGCTGTCCGACAAGGAGGCGGCGGCCTTCGCCGACCGCGTCGAGCAGGCGCTGTACGCCTCGAAGATCGTGTCGTACACGCAGGGCTTCCACGAGATCGCGGCGGGCAGCGCGGAGTACGGCTGGGACATCGACCTGGGCGCCGTCGCCTCGATCTGGCGCGGCGGCTGCATCATCCGGGCGGCGTTCCTCGACCGCATCCGCGCCGCGTACGACGCGCGCGCCGATCTGCCGAGCCTGCTGGCCGACGAGGGCTTCGCGCGCGAGATCGGCGCGGCGCAGGACGACTGGCGCGCCGTGCTCGTCGCCGCGACGCGGCAGGGCGTGCCCGCGCCGGGCTTCGCCGCGGCCCTCGCCTACTACGACGCGCTGCGCGCGGAGCGGCTGCCCGCCGCTCTCACGCAGGGGCAGCGGGACTACTTCGGCGCGCACACCTACCGCCGTACGGACCGCGAGGGGTCGTTCCACACGCTGTGGGGCGGCGACCGCTCGGAGGTCGAGGCGTAG